A stretch of Cynocephalus volans isolate mCynVol1 chromosome 9, mCynVol1.pri, whole genome shotgun sequence DNA encodes these proteins:
- the FGB gene encoding fibrinogen beta chain: MDSWNFQKFKTMKHLFLLLLCVLLVKSQEVSDYDEIGSPHSGADARGHRPIDRTREEAPSLRPAPPPISGGGYKARPAKAAAGQKKVERKAPDAGGCLHADPDLGVLCPTGCELQDTLLKQERPIQRDVDDLNIQVESISQSSSTTYQYVTLLKDMWKKRQKQVKDNENVLNEYSSELEKHQLYIDETVNSNIPTNLRVLRSILENLRSKIQKLESDVSAQMEYCRTPCTVSCNIPVVSGKECEEIIRKGGETSEMYIIQPDSSIKPYKVYCDMNTESGGWTVIQNRQDGSVDFGRKWDPYKQGFGNIATNEDEKKYCGLPGEYWLGNDKISQLTKMGPTELLIEMEDWKGDKVRAHYGGFTVQNEANKYQVSVSKYKGTAGNALMDGASQLVGENRTMTIHNGMFFSTYDRDNDGWLIADTRKQCSKEDGGGWWYNRCHAANPNGRYYWGGQYTWDMAKHGTDDGIVWMNWKGSWYSMKKMSMKIRPYFPQQ; encoded by the exons ATGGATTCTTGGAACTTCCAAAAATTCAAAACCATGAAACATCTATTCTTGCTACTATTGTGTGTCTTGTTAGTTAAGTCCCAAGAAGTCTCTGACTACGATgag ATTGGTTCCCCGCATTCTGGAGCAGATGCTCGTGGTCATCGACCCATTGACAGAACGAGGGAAGAGGCTCCCAGTCTGAGGCCTGCTCCACCTCCCATCAGTGGAGGTGGCTATAAGGCTCGTCCAGCCAAAGCAGCAGCCGgacaaaaaaaagtagaaagaaaagccCCTGATGCTGGAGGCTGTCTTCATGCTGACCCAGACCTG GGAGTGTTGTGTCCTACAGGATGTGAGTTGCAAGATACCTTGTTAAAACAGGAAAGACCAATCCAAAGAGATGTTGATGACTTAAACATCCAGGTGGAGTCTATTTCCCAGAGTTCCTCTACCACCTATCAGTATGTGACTCTGCTAAAAGACATGTGGAAAAAGAGGCAGAAGCAAGTAAAAG ataATGAAAATGTACTAAATGAGTACTCCTCAGAGCTGGAAAAGCACCAATTATATATAGATGAGACTGTGAATAGTAATATCCCAACTAACCTTCGTGTGCTCCGTTCAATCCTGGAAAACCTGAgaagtaaaatacaaaaattagaaTCTGATGTCTCAGCTCAAATGGAATACTGCCGCACCCCATGCACTGTCAGCTGCAATATTCCTGTGGTGTCTGGCAAAG AATGTGAGGAAATTATCAGGAAAGGAGGTGAAACATCTGAAATGTACATCATTCAGCCTGACAGTTCCATCAAACCATATAAAGTATACTGTGATATGAACACAGAAAGTGGAG GATGGACAGTAATTCAGAACCGTCAAGACGGTAGTGTTGACTTTGGCAGGAAATGGGACCCATATAAACAAGGATTTGGAAATATTGCAACCAATGAAGATGAGAAAAAATACTGTGGCCTACCAG gtgAGTATTGGCTTGGAAATGATAAAATTAGCCAGCTTACCAAGATGGGGCCCACAGAACTTTTGATTGAAATGGAGGACTGGAAAGGAGATAAGGTACGGGCTCACTATGGAGGATTCACTGTACAGAATGAAGCCAACAAATACCAAGTCTCAGTGAGCAAGTATAAAGGAACAGCTGGCAATGCCCTCATGGACGGAGCTTCTCAGCTGGTAGGAGAAAACAGAACGATGACCATTCACAATGGCATGTTCTTCAGCACGTATGACAGAGACAATGATGGCTG GTTAATTGCAGATACCAGAAAACAGTGTTCTAAAGAGGACGGTGGTGGATGGTGGTATAATAGATGTCATGCAGCAAATCCAAATGGCAGATACTACTGGGGTGGACAGTACACTTGGGACATGGCAAAGCATGGCACGGATGATGGCATAGTATGGATGAATTGGAAAGGGTCATGGTACTCAATGAAGAAGATGTCTATGAAGATCAGGCCCTACTTCCCACAGCAATAG
- the FGA gene encoding fibrinogen alpha chain, producing MFSMRIICLVLSVLGTGWTADTGEGDFIAEGGGVRGPRIVERHQSACKETDWPFCSDEDWNHKCPSGCRMKGLIDEVNQDFTNRINKLKNLLFDYQKNNKDSNSLSRNIMEILRGDFAKDNNNDNTYNQVSEDLRSKIEVLKRKVIEKVQLIQLLQKNVRAQLVDMKRLEVDIDIKIRSCKGSCSRALSREVNLKDYEDQQKQLEQVIAKDLLPSRDRQYLPLIKMSPVPDLVPGEFKSQLQKAPPEWRALTEMQQMRMVLERPDRPGNAPGDSTSHGTGIETESPRKPGPGSSGSWNPGSSGSGSTAGSWNPGSSGSGSTAGSWNPGTSGSGSTAGSWNPGTSGSGSTAGSWNPGTSGSGSTAGSWNPGSSGSGSTAGSWNPGSSGSGSTGSWSSGSSGPGSFRPDSSGYGNTRPTNPDWGEFEEVSGSVSSGTKKEYHTGKLVTSTGDKELLIGNERVTSSGKPTTRHSCSKVITKTVIGADGRKEVTKEVVQSEDGSDCGGAVDLGTLGTFSDIGSLDDFRRRHADEALFFDTASTGKTLSSVLTPMFKEFDGKTHSMHSESGIFTDLEDSHYFGVPEFPPGGKTSSHSKQVVTSTTTFSRGGSALASKSRKMADEAGSEGDLEDLTGGHTTKRGHAKSRPSRDCDDVLQTHPSGAQSGIFNIKLPGSSRIFSVYCDQETSLGGWLLIQQRTDGSLNFNRTWQDYKKGFGSLDNEGEGEFWLGNEYLHLLTQRSSVLRIELEDWTGKEAYAEYHFRVGSEAEGYALQVSSYEGTAGDALIEGSVEEGTEYTSHNSMQFSTFDRDADHWEENCAEVYGGGWWYNNCQAANLNGIYYPGGSYDPRNNSLYEIENGVVWVPFRGADYSLKIVRMKVRPLVTR from the exons ATGTTTTCCATGAGGATCATCTGCCTGGTCCTGAGTGTGCTGGGCACAGGATGG ACTGCAGATACTGGTGAAGGTGACTTTATAGCTGAAGGAGGTGGCGTGCGTGGCCCAAGAATTGTAGAAAGACACCAATCTGCCTGCAAAGAGACAGACTGGCCCTTCTGCTCTGATGAAGACTGG AACCACAAATGCCCTTCTGGCTGCAGGATGAAAGGGTTGATTGATGAAGTCAATCAAGATTTtacaaacagaataaataagCTCAAAAATTTACTATTTGATTATCAGAAGAACAATAAGGATTCTAATTCATTGTCCAGGAATATAATGGAAATATTGAGAGGGGACTTTGCTAAAGACAATA aCAATGATAATACATATAACCAAGTGTCAGAAGATCTGAGAAGCAAAATTGAGGTCCTGAAGCGCAAAGTCATAGAAAAAGTACAGCTTATCCAGCTTCTGCAGAAGAATGTCAGGGCTCAGCTAGTAGATATGAAACGACTGGAG GTGGACATTGATATTAAGATCCGATCTTGCAAAGGGTCATGCAGTAGGGCTTTATCTCGTGAAGTAAATCTAAAGGACTATGAAGATCAGCAGAAGCAACTTGAACAGGTCATTGCCAAAGACTTACTTCCCTCTAGAGATAGGCAATACTTACCTCTGATAAAAATGAGCCCAGTTCCAGACTTGGTCCCTGGAGAGTTCAAGAGCCAGCTTCAGAAGGCCCCTCCAGAGTGGAGGGCATTAACAGAAATGCAGCAGATGAGAATGGTGTTAGAGAGGCCTGATAGACCGGGGAATGCCCCAGGAGACTCTACATCTCATGGAACAGGAATAGAGACAGAAAGCCCCAGGAAACCTGGACCTGGAAGTTCTGGAAGTTGGAATCCTGGCAGTTCCGGATCTGGCAGTACTGCTGGAAGTTGGAATCCTGGCAGCTCCGGATCTGGCAGTACTGCTGGAAGTTGGAATCCTGGCACCTCTGGATCTGGCAGTACTGCTGGAAGTTGGAATCCTGGCACCTCTGGATCTGGCAGTACTGCTGGAAGTTGGAATCCTGGCACCTCTGGATCTGGCAGTACTGCTGGAAGTTGGAATCCTGGCAGCTCTGGATCTGGCAGTACTGCTGGAAGTTGGAATCCTGGAAGCTCTGGATCTGGTAGTACTGGAAGTTGGAGCTCTGGGAGCTCTGGGCCTGGAAGTTTTAGGCCAGATAGCTCAGGCTATGGAAACACTAGGCCTACCAACCCAGACTGGGGTGAATTTGAAGAGGTATCAGGAAGTGTAAGTTCAGGGACAAAGAAAGAGTACCACACAGGTAAACTGGTCACTTCTACAGGGGATAAAGAGCTCTTGATTGGTAATGAGAGGGTAACCTCTAGTGGCAAACCCACCACACGTCATTCATGCTCTAAAGTCATTACTAAGACTGTGATAGGTGCTGATGGTCGCAAAGAAGTGACCAAAGAAGTGGTGCAGTCTGAAGACGGCTCTGACTGTGGTGGTGCAGTCGATTTAGGCACACTGGGTACTTTTTCTGACATAGGTAGCCTGGATGATTTCCGCCGCAGGCACGCCGATGAAGCTCTTTTCTTTGACACTGCCTCGACTGGAAAAACACTGTCAAGTGTACTCACACCTATGTTCAAAGAGTTTGATGGTAAGACCCACTCTATGCACTCAGAATCTGGCATCTTCACCGACTTGGAAGACTCTCATTACTTTGGTGTACCTGAGTTCCCTCCCGGTGGTAAAACTTCAAGTCACAGCAAACAAGTTGTAACTAGTACAACAACTTTCAGCAGAGGAGGCTCCGCACTTGCATCCAAGAGCCGTAAAATGGCAGATGAGGCTGGAAGTGAAGGAGATCTTGAAGACCTCACAGGAGGACATACCACCAAAAGAGGCCATGCTAAATCACGCCCTTCCAGAG actgtGATGATGTCCTCCAAACACACCCTTCAGGTGCCCAAAGTGGTATTTTCAATATCAAGCTACCAGGATCCAGTAggattttttctgtttattgtgaTCAAGAGACCAGTTTGGGAGGATGGCTTTTGATCCAGCAAAGAACGGATGGATCACTGAATTTTAACCGGACCTGGCAAGACTACAAGAAAGGTTTCGGAAGCCTGGATAACGAGGGGGAAGGAGAATTCTGGCTAGGCAATGAATATCTTCATTTACTAACCCAGAGAAGCTCTGTCCTTAGGATTGAATTGGAGGACTGGACTGGGAAAGAAGCTTATGCAGAATATCACTTCCGGGTAGGCTCTGAAGCCGAAGGCTATGCCCTGCAGGTCTCCTCCTATGAGGGCACTGCCGGTGATGCTCTGATTGAGGGTTCTGTAGAGGAAGGGACAGAGTACACTTCTCACAATAGCATGCAGTTCAGCACCTTTGACAGGGATGCAGACCACTGGGAAGAGAACTGTGCGGAAGTCTACGGAGGAGGATGGTGGTACAACAACTGCCAAGCAGCCAATCTCAATGGCATCTACTACCCTGGGGGCTCCTATGACCCAAGAAACAACAGTCTTTATGAGATAGAGAATGGAGTGGTCTGGGTCCCCTTTAGAGGAGCAGATTATTCCCTCAAGATTGTTCGCATGAAAGTCAGGCCCCTGGTGACCCGATAG